The Candidatus Dependentiae bacterium genome window below encodes:
- a CDS encoding metalloprotease family protein, with product MFIFMPGEVIALFTFPGVILHEMAHKFFCDIGNVPVYVVHFFRPGDKTAGCVIHASANDVKKSYLIAIGPLLINSVVCMLLLFPRSIVGLLETDFIGHSHSTAYSILEWLGFSIGLHAIPSNQDMNEVIELAGKNDNLSKSMAALVNLTVAAVYIFNTNYISFFLKILYVLGISHLIPALLLKFY from the coding sequence ATGTTTATATTTATGCCCGGTGAGGTAATAGCTCTATTTACTTTTCCCGGTGTTATTTTACATGAGATGGCACATAAATTTTTTTGTGATATAGGGAATGTTCCAGTTTACGTTGTGCATTTTTTTAGACCTGGTGATAAAACAGCCGGCTGTGTTATTCATGCATCTGCAAATGACGTAAAAAAATCTTATCTTATCGCCATTGGGCCATTGCTGATAAATTCTGTTGTGTGTATGTTACTTTTATTTCCACGTAGTATCGTGGGGTTATTAGAAACTGATTTTATAGGTCATTCGCATAGCACTGCGTATTCTATTTTAGAATGGTTAGGTTTTTCTATAGGATTACATGCTATTCCAAGTAATCAAGATATGAATGAGGTTATTGAACTTGCTGGTAAAAATGATAATCTTTCAAAATCTATGGCAGCTTTAGTTAATTTAACAGTAGCAGCAGTTTATATTTTTAATACTAATTACATTAGTTTTTTTCTTAAAATATTATATGTTCTTGGGATTTCACATTTAATTCCAGCGTTGCTTCTTAAGTTTTATTAG